From a single Bryobacter aggregatus MPL3 genomic region:
- a CDS encoding glycosyltransferase, with the protein MRIAYFVGPYPVYSETFVLHQLEVLLTAGHEVRLFAETQAAEVHGAPPTWPWRLEEMPARPLPRLLGLLRAVLQGEMSWPLLRSLNPFRFGLDALSLRLPWSVWKAGANAPFDILYAHFGAHGRKAALLKQAGAIEGKLVTVLHGDDISGYPRRFRGQIYEPLFATGDLFLPISDYGRQKLEVMGCPPDRMQVLRMGVNPNHFVPLHQEHSILRILTVARFVPYKGLATAITALAKLSIPFEYRLIGDGPMREELICLAQKLRVEHQVKFCGIQSSQAVLQELQQADLFLLPSETQGNGDEEGIPVALMEAMACEIPVVSTFHSGIPELIENGKEGILVPERDLAALVAALTQLGADPELRRQMGQAGRRRILQQYNSAELDQQLLCTLKGLA; encoded by the coding sequence ATGAGAATCGCCTACTTCGTCGGCCCTTACCCGGTCTACTCGGAGACCTTCGTTCTGCATCAATTGGAAGTCCTGCTCACGGCCGGGCATGAAGTTCGTCTGTTTGCAGAGACGCAGGCCGCGGAAGTCCACGGTGCGCCGCCGACCTGGCCGTGGCGGCTCGAAGAAATGCCCGCCCGTCCGCTTCCCCGCCTGCTCGGGCTGCTGCGGGCCGTGCTCCAAGGTGAAATGTCCTGGCCGCTGCTCCGCTCGCTCAATCCCTTTCGCTTTGGGCTCGACGCCTTATCCTTGCGGCTGCCCTGGAGTGTCTGGAAAGCCGGCGCCAATGCGCCCTTCGATATTCTCTACGCCCACTTCGGCGCTCATGGACGGAAGGCGGCACTGCTCAAGCAGGCTGGTGCGATCGAAGGAAAGCTCGTTACCGTGCTGCATGGCGATGACATCAGCGGCTACCCCCGCCGCTTTCGAGGCCAGATCTATGAGCCGCTCTTTGCTACGGGCGATTTGTTTTTACCGATCAGCGACTACGGCCGGCAAAAGCTCGAAGTGATGGGTTGCCCACCCGATCGCATGCAAGTGCTGCGGATGGGTGTGAACCCCAACCATTTCGTTCCCCTTCACCAAGAACACTCGATCCTGAGAATTCTTACAGTGGCCCGCTTCGTTCCCTATAAAGGGCTTGCCACCGCGATCACCGCATTGGCCAAACTCAGCATCCCGTTTGAGTACCGCCTCATTGGCGATGGGCCAATGCGGGAAGAGTTGATCTGTTTGGCGCAAAAACTCCGCGTGGAGCATCAGGTGAAGTTTTGTGGCATCCAATCGTCGCAGGCCGTGCTCCAGGAGTTGCAGCAGGCAGACCTCTTTCTATTACCTTCCGAAACACAAGGGAATGGAGACGAAGAGGGAATCCCTGTAGCGTTGATGGAGGCCATGGCGTGTGAGATTCCTGTGGTCTCTACCTTCCATAGTGGGATTCCTGAATTGATCGAGAACGGCAAAGAGGGCATTCTGGTGCCAGAACGTGATCTCGCTGCCCTGGTTGCAGCCTTGACCCAATTGGGCGCCGACCCGGAACTCCGCCGGCAGATGGGCCAAGCAGGCCGGCGGCGCATCCTCCAGCAGTACAATTCGGCCGAACTGGATCAGCAACTTCTGTGTACGTTGAAAGGTCTTGCCTAG
- a CDS encoding glycosyltransferase yields MTRPFVSILIPTHNRHNSLKRCIAACQRLEYPKECVEILVIDDGSSPPVPAYDGVQLLRQEQNGPASARNAALGKAKGEFVVFTDDDCEPEPQWLMELVKAHRHNPSAMVGGRTVNGLPENVFSSASQCLVDYVYAFFEQHEQSLRFFTSNNFGGAALELGRLDGFDTSFPLPAAEDRDLSERWSQLVFAPAAVVTHYHHLNLSGFCNQHFRYGRGAYTLFRRREKRGTNRRLLKNQFYPGLFQAPFRNSAVQSPWTVLALLLLSQTANVLGFVYESFQTQQS; encoded by the coding sequence GTGACGCGTCCTTTCGTTTCCATTCTCATCCCAACACACAACCGCCACAACTCGCTCAAACGTTGCATCGCCGCCTGCCAGCGCTTGGAGTACCCCAAGGAATGCGTCGAAATTCTTGTCATCGATGACGGCTCCAGTCCTCCGGTCCCGGCCTATGACGGAGTCCAGCTCCTCCGGCAAGAACAAAACGGCCCTGCTTCGGCGCGGAATGCGGCCCTCGGGAAAGCTAAAGGCGAATTTGTCGTCTTTACGGATGATGATTGCGAGCCGGAACCCCAATGGCTCATGGAACTGGTGAAGGCCCACCGCCACAATCCCAGCGCGATGGTCGGGGGGCGAACCGTCAATGGGCTCCCGGAGAATGTCTTTTCGAGTGCGAGCCAATGCCTGGTCGATTATGTCTATGCGTTTTTCGAGCAGCACGAGCAAAGCCTCCGATTCTTTACCAGCAACAACTTTGGCGGCGCGGCCTTGGAACTCGGGCGGCTCGATGGCTTTGATACGTCTTTTCCGCTTCCTGCCGCGGAAGACCGGGACTTGAGCGAGCGCTGGAGTCAACTCGTGTTTGCGCCAGCGGCTGTCGTCACGCACTACCACCACCTCAATCTCAGCGGATTTTGCAACCAACACTTCCGCTATGGACGCGGAGCCTATACGCTCTTCCGCCGCCGTGAGAAGCGGGGCACAAATCGCAGACTGCTCAAAAATCAGTTCTACCCTGGCCTCTTCCAGGCACCCTTTCGCAATTCCGCCGTCCAATCTCCTTGGACGGTATTGGCGCTCCTGCTGCTTTCGCAGACGGCGAACGTGTTGGGCTTTGTCTACGAGTCGTTCCAAACACAGCAAAGCTGA
- a CDS encoding SpoIVB peptidase S55 domain-containing protein — translation MKNLSLLAIAALTVSTLFGQAPKAGKVDIFPMDQLKPGMKATAWTVFEGTQAEPVDIEIIGLWKNAWGPKQDIILAKMFGKALRTGVAGGMSGSPVYIDGKLVGAVSLRISVFSPDAICGITPIDLMLEINQFDSSKPPDSKTPQSVAGNRSIAVPDHVLSGAMMTPIETPLTFSGFEEATLRYFGPAMQQMGLRPVMGGAAGANYEVKPANDWKTSLAPGEPIVGVLVSGDMNISGLGTVTYNDGKKVLGFGHPFFNMGPVDMPMAKGDILTVLSSTFQPNKVGNATEIVGALRQDRHSGIQGLLGEQADTIPVTLKVRNLNANGTAETVKDFRFNVFVNQKWTPFLMTMTLFNSISGLNEFADETSYRISGKVDLDGLPSLNLANMAAITDGPLPPAVALATWWGDKFSRLYGNSLVNPKLKAVNATVDLIPERRIANIESAWMDKTDVEPGEDVGVKIFLQPYRGGRLIRDVKLHIPTNLSKGEHKLVLVDGDTLNRLPTMAGMANRFLELPQAVKLINQERTNNQLFLVITSPKTTVYLDDKNLTSLPGSVMNVLQAGRATTKPMLAAMESYTEAATIPFDYVVGGQYVLRFNVR, via the coding sequence ATGAAGAATTTATCGTTATTGGCAATCGCTGCTCTCACTGTGTCCACGCTCTTTGGCCAAGCGCCAAAAGCTGGAAAAGTCGATATTTTCCCGATGGATCAGCTCAAGCCCGGCATGAAAGCTACGGCCTGGACTGTCTTTGAAGGGACGCAGGCTGAGCCTGTCGACATCGAGATTATCGGCCTTTGGAAAAACGCCTGGGGCCCCAAACAAGACATTATCCTCGCGAAGATGTTCGGAAAAGCACTTCGCACCGGTGTTGCTGGCGGCATGTCCGGCTCGCCTGTCTATATCGACGGCAAGCTGGTGGGTGCCGTCAGCTTGCGCATCAGCGTCTTCTCCCCCGATGCGATCTGTGGGATTACCCCGATCGATCTGATGCTAGAGATCAATCAATTCGATTCGTCGAAACCGCCCGATTCAAAAACGCCGCAGTCCGTTGCGGGCAATCGCAGCATCGCAGTACCAGACCACGTCTTATCGGGTGCAATGATGACGCCGATCGAGACCCCTCTCACCTTTTCTGGCTTTGAAGAAGCCACGCTCCGCTATTTCGGCCCGGCCATGCAACAGATGGGCTTGCGCCCGGTGATGGGCGGCGCGGCGGGCGCGAACTATGAAGTGAAACCGGCAAACGATTGGAAAACATCCCTCGCCCCCGGGGAGCCGATTGTCGGCGTTCTCGTCTCGGGCGACATGAATATCTCGGGCCTCGGTACGGTAACTTACAACGACGGCAAGAAAGTACTCGGCTTCGGGCATCCGTTTTTCAATATGGGGCCAGTCGACATGCCGATGGCCAAGGGGGACATCCTGACGGTTCTCAGTTCCACCTTCCAGCCGAATAAGGTGGGCAATGCCACCGAGATCGTTGGAGCGCTGCGGCAGGATCGCCATTCCGGGATCCAAGGCTTACTCGGCGAGCAGGCGGATACGATTCCGGTGACGCTGAAGGTGCGCAACCTGAATGCAAACGGCACGGCCGAGACCGTCAAAGATTTCCGTTTCAATGTTTTCGTCAATCAGAAGTGGACGCCCTTCCTGATGACGATGACTCTGTTCAACTCCATCTCGGGACTCAATGAATTTGCCGATGAAACCAGTTACCGGATCAGCGGCAAAGTGGATCTCGATGGCCTGCCTTCGCTGAATCTGGCGAACATGGCCGCGATTACGGATGGACCGCTTCCTCCTGCCGTCGCCTTAGCCACCTGGTGGGGCGACAAATTCTCACGCCTCTATGGCAACAGCCTGGTGAACCCGAAGCTGAAGGCCGTCAACGCGACGGTGGACCTGATCCCCGAGCGCCGCATCGCCAATATCGAGAGTGCCTGGATGGATAAGACCGACGTCGAACCAGGTGAGGATGTCGGAGTGAAGATCTTCCTCCAGCCTTATCGTGGTGGCCGATTGATCCGCGATGTCAAGCTGCACATCCCGACGAATCTTTCCAAGGGCGAACACAAATTGGTCTTGGTGGACGGGGACACCCTCAACCGCCTGCCCACGATGGCCGGCATGGCGAATCGTTTTCTCGAATTGCCCCAGGCGGTGAAGCTGATCAATCAGGAGCGGACGAACAACCAGCTCTTCCTGGTGATCACCAGTCCGAAGACCACCGTCTATTTGGACGACAAGAATCTCACCAGCTTGCCGGGCTCGGTGATGAATGTATTACAGGCGGGTCGTGCGACGACCAAGCCGATGCTGGCCGCGATGGAATCGTATACGGAGGCGGCCACCATCCCCTTCGATTATGTCGTTGGTGGGCAGTATGTCCTGCGCTTCAACGTCCGCTAA
- a CDS encoding nucleotidyltransferase family protein: MRLTTKKAVILAAGRGTRMGELTRELPKPLIPLNGRPMLLHILDRMQAAGVEEVLLVTGYLADQLEATASSHGIPVRFVRQEIANGTARATLLARDWVGGEPFLLTFGDILAESDHYRGMWQRYQGADGVLAARFVPDPYQGAAIYTDAAGRIERIVEKPPIGSSTTNWNSAGIYLFAPLIFDELARVPLSERGEYELTSAVTQMIEAGRNLGLFALEGTWMDVGRPADIAAAEQKLRG; this comes from the coding sequence ATGAGGCTGACGACAAAGAAGGCGGTGATTCTAGCTGCTGGGCGGGGCACACGGATGGGCGAACTGACACGGGAACTCCCCAAACCTCTGATCCCGCTGAACGGAAGGCCGATGCTGCTGCACATCCTTGATCGCATGCAGGCGGCAGGCGTCGAAGAAGTCCTGCTCGTCACCGGCTACCTGGCCGACCAGTTGGAGGCCACCGCTTCCTCCCACGGCATCCCGGTTCGATTCGTGAGGCAAGAGATTGCGAACGGCACGGCCCGCGCCACGCTGCTGGCCCGCGATTGGGTGGGCGGCGAGCCCTTCCTGCTCACCTTCGGTGACATCCTCGCCGAATCGGATCACTACCGTGGCATGTGGCAGCGCTACCAAGGCGCCGACGGCGTTCTTGCCGCGCGCTTTGTCCCAGACCCCTATCAGGGTGCAGCCATCTACACCGATGCCGCAGGCCGCATCGAACGCATTGTCGAGAAGCCGCCCATCGGCAGCTCCACCACCAACTGGAATAGCGCCGGCATCTACCTCTTTGCGCCGCTGATTTTCGACGAACTCGCTCGGGTGCCGCTCAGCGAGCGTGGCGAGTATGAGCTGACCTCCGCCGTCACCCAGATGATCGAGGCGGGCCGCAACTTGGGGCTCTTCGCCCTCGAAGGCACCTGGATGGATGTCGGACGTCCCGCTGACATTGCTGCCGCCGAACAAAAGCTGCGCGGCTAG
- a CDS encoding MFS transporter, whose translation MPSRLRWWVLTLLFLGTTVNYLDRMILGILLPEIRKDFELNDLTYGYVSSAFQLAYTIGFLAAGKFIDQVGTRYGYSVSILWWSLAAAAHSLMSSAFSFGAVRVLLGVGEAGNFPAAIKSVTEWFPKKDRAFATGLFNSGATLAAVVGPAIFLFLTTRYGWRACFLITGISGLVVLALWMMVRQQPPPQEDDDPVTPALTWREVAGFRETWGFSLAKFFSDPVWWFYLYWLPPYFYSVRHFDMKEVSWAFPAIYATAGLGSVAGGWLSGYLMRLGWSVAKARKTALGLSAACMPIAATAVLFDNPIIAIALMSLATAAHQAWSANLYTTISDVFPKSAVASATGIGASAGGLGGVIFSTLLPGYIVTYFGYTPLFFIMGVFHLIGLFFLNRLMGDLKPIKT comes from the coding sequence ATGCCGTCACGCCTCCGCTGGTGGGTTCTCACGCTGTTGTTCCTCGGAACGACAGTCAACTACCTCGATCGAATGATCCTTGGGATTCTCTTGCCGGAGATCCGCAAGGACTTCGAGCTGAACGACCTTACCTACGGATACGTGAGTTCCGCCTTCCAATTGGCCTATACGATTGGCTTTCTCGCCGCCGGCAAGTTCATCGATCAGGTCGGCACGCGCTATGGCTATTCGGTTTCGATTCTCTGGTGGAGTCTCGCCGCAGCAGCGCACAGCCTGATGAGCAGCGCCTTCAGTTTCGGCGCTGTGCGTGTCCTGCTCGGCGTGGGCGAAGCCGGAAACTTTCCCGCCGCGATCAAAAGCGTCACCGAATGGTTCCCCAAGAAGGACCGCGCCTTTGCCACCGGGCTCTTTAACTCCGGCGCCACCCTGGCAGCCGTCGTGGGCCCAGCCATCTTTCTCTTCCTCACCACCCGTTATGGCTGGAGAGCTTGCTTCCTGATTACAGGCATCAGTGGGCTGGTGGTATTGGCGCTCTGGATGATGGTGCGCCAGCAGCCTCCCCCGCAGGAGGACGACGATCCGGTGACGCCAGCTCTCACCTGGAGAGAGGTGGCCGGATTCCGGGAGACCTGGGGCTTCTCGCTTGCGAAATTCTTCTCGGACCCCGTCTGGTGGTTCTATCTGTACTGGCTGCCGCCCTATTTCTACAGCGTGCGTCACTTCGACATGAAAGAGGTCTCCTGGGCCTTCCCGGCGATTTATGCCACAGCAGGCTTAGGGAGTGTCGCGGGCGGCTGGCTCTCCGGCTATCTGATGCGGCTCGGCTGGAGCGTGGCCAAGGCGCGCAAGACCGCTTTGGGCCTGTCGGCTGCGTGTATGCCGATCGCCGCCACCGCAGTACTCTTCGACAATCCCATCATTGCCATCGCCCTGATGAGTCTCGCCACCGCCGCCCATCAGGCGTGGTCGGCGAATCTGTATACGACCATCTCCGATGTCTTCCCGAAGAGCGCCGTAGCCTCGGCCACCGGCATTGGAGCCAGCGCCGGAGGGCTGGGCGGGGTGATTTTCTCCACCTTGCTGCCCGGATACATCGTGACCTATTTCGGCTACACGCCCCTGTTTTTCATCATGGGCGTCTTCCACCTGATCGGTCTGTTTTTCCTGAATCGACTGATGGGCGACCTCAAGCCGATCAAGACCTAG
- a CDS encoding ATP-dependent DNA helicase, which yields MPPSVRDYFHSRGILSKIHPNFEFREGQLEMAQAVAEALEEHRHLIVEAGTGTGKTMAYLIPAILSNKRVVVSTGTKNLQEQLYFKDIPLLEKIFQRPLKVTYMKGRANYLCRQKVTEATVSESAWLEGMHEVSDFRTIRDWMPHTEMGDRSELRTLPEHSSVWAKVDARSDKCTGQKCVHFDDCFITAMMRRAVDSDIIIVNHHLFFADLAVKQEDFGGIIPKYDSVIFDEAHEIEDVVGQYFGMTVSNLQVQDLVRDITDLARRKEFLTTSFEGLLRKAVESTERFFLLFGQVEGRSSFREHKAFLEQFREEYAGAIMGLGVLATQLQLVEGAVDEVIPLHRRAKAIEEALQFFLEGEDTRFVFWTEKRGRGIHLQATPIDVSAILEEKLFEQIPSAILTSATLAVGGDFEFLKNRLGIPHSRTLVVDSPFDFQKQALLYIPQHLPDPRSASYGTLAAKEIVKLLNLSEGRAFCLFTSYSQMKATHERVAMEIPYPILLQGSKPRHVLLDEFRKTPNAVLFATSSFWQGVDVQGDQLSCVIIDKLPFAVPTDPVVEARSNQIKQAGGQPFYEYQIPQAAIALKQGFGRLIRAKSDRGVLALLDTRITATKYGQVFFDSLPDYGFTTDISEIERFFQCTK from the coding sequence ATGCCTCCATCCGTACGTGACTATTTCCACTCCCGAGGCATCCTCAGCAAGATCCATCCGAACTTCGAGTTCCGCGAAGGGCAACTGGAAATGGCCCAGGCCGTGGCTGAGGCCCTTGAGGAACACCGTCACCTGATTGTCGAAGCCGGTACCGGCACCGGCAAGACGATGGCCTATCTGATTCCGGCGATTTTGAGCAATAAGCGGGTGGTCGTCTCTACCGGAACAAAGAATCTGCAGGAGCAGCTCTACTTCAAAGACATTCCGCTCCTCGAGAAGATCTTCCAGCGACCGCTCAAAGTCACCTATATGAAGGGCCGGGCGAATTACCTGTGCCGCCAGAAGGTGACCGAGGCGACGGTTTCTGAATCCGCTTGGCTCGAAGGCATGCACGAGGTCTCAGACTTTCGCACGATTCGCGACTGGATGCCGCACACCGAGATGGGCGACCGCAGCGAGTTGCGCACTCTGCCCGAGCACTCCAGCGTTTGGGCGAAGGTCGATGCGCGGAGCGACAAATGCACCGGCCAGAAGTGCGTCCACTTCGACGATTGCTTCATCACCGCGATGATGCGCCGCGCCGTGGACTCCGACATCATCATCGTCAATCACCACCTCTTCTTTGCCGACCTGGCCGTGAAGCAGGAAGATTTCGGGGGCATCATCCCGAAGTATGATTCGGTGATCTTTGACGAGGCGCACGAGATCGAAGATGTCGTCGGACAGTACTTCGGCATGACCGTATCCAATCTGCAGGTGCAGGATCTGGTGCGTGACATCACCGATCTGGCGCGCCGCAAAGAGTTTCTCACCACTTCGTTTGAAGGGCTGCTGCGCAAGGCGGTGGAAAGTACGGAGCGCTTCTTCCTGCTGTTTGGACAGGTGGAGGGCCGCTCGAGCTTTCGCGAACACAAGGCGTTTCTCGAGCAGTTCCGCGAAGAATACGCGGGCGCCATCATGGGCCTCGGGGTGCTGGCGACGCAGTTACAACTGGTGGAGGGAGCGGTCGACGAGGTGATCCCGCTGCATCGCCGCGCCAAGGCGATCGAGGAAGCTCTCCAGTTCTTCCTCGAAGGCGAGGATACGCGTTTTGTCTTCTGGACCGAGAAGCGCGGCCGCGGCATTCATTTGCAGGCGACCCCGATCGATGTCTCGGCAATTCTCGAAGAGAAGCTGTTCGAACAAATTCCTTCGGCGATTCTGACCTCGGCCACGCTCGCGGTGGGCGGGGATTTTGAGTTTCTGAAAAACCGCTTAGGCATTCCGCATTCACGAACCCTGGTTGTCGATAGTCCTTTCGACTTCCAGAAGCAGGCGCTGCTCTACATTCCCCAGCATCTTCCGGACCCGCGGAGTGCGAGCTATGGGACCCTCGCCGCCAAAGAGATTGTGAAGTTGCTGAACCTGAGCGAAGGCCGGGCCTTTTGCCTCTTCACCAGCTATTCGCAAATGAAAGCGACGCACGAACGGGTGGCGATGGAGATCCCCTATCCGATTCTGCTGCAGGGCAGCAAACCGCGGCATGTGCTGCTCGACGAGTTTCGCAAGACGCCCAACGCAGTCCTATTCGCAACCAGTTCCTTCTGGCAGGGAGTGGATGTGCAGGGCGATCAGTTGTCGTGCGTCATCATCGACAAGCTGCCCTTTGCGGTGCCGACAGACCCGGTTGTCGAGGCGCGCTCGAACCAGATCAAGCAGGCGGGCGGACAGCCGTTCTACGAGTATCAGATTCCGCAGGCCGCAATCGCCCTGAAGCAGGGCTTTGGACGGCTGATTCGCGCCAAAAGTGACCGCGGCGTACTGGCCTTACTCGACACCCGAATCACCGCGACCAAATACGGCCAGGTCTTCTTCGATTCCCTGCCCGACTATGGCTTTACAACCGATATTTCGGAGATAGAGAGATTTTTCCAGTGTACGAAGTGA
- the queD gene encoding 6-carboxytetrahydropterin synthase QueD — MYEVIVEQQFSAAHFLKDYPGKCASVHGHNYKVQITLEGETLNELGMLTEFELIKKALAPWIDKFDHALLNEVAPFDQINPTAENLAKFFSDEVENALRQSMATASARVSYVRVFETEKCSAAYRPK, encoded by the coding sequence GTGTACGAAGTGATTGTGGAGCAGCAGTTTTCAGCTGCACATTTCCTGAAGGATTACCCCGGCAAATGCGCAAGCGTTCACGGGCATAACTACAAGGTGCAGATCACCCTCGAGGGCGAGACGCTGAACGAACTGGGAATGTTGACGGAATTTGAATTGATCAAGAAGGCGCTGGCGCCCTGGATCGACAAGTTCGATCACGCCCTGTTGAACGAGGTGGCGCCCTTCGACCAGATCAATCCGACTGCGGAGAATCTGGCAAAGTTCTTTTCCGACGAGGTCGAAAATGCACTGAGGCAGTCGATGGCGACTGCCTCAGCACGAGTTTCGTATGTCCGGGTGTTTGAGACCGAGAAATGCTCGGCGGCTTACCGACCGAAGTAG
- a CDS encoding 4Fe-4S dicluster domain-containing protein, giving the protein MAYVIAEPCIGTKDTACVDACPVDCIHPKKDAEKFEGEKMLYIDPVECIDCGACVPVCPVSAIFALDDLPEKWSEFAQENATYFGR; this is encoded by the coding sequence ATGGCTTACGTAATTGCAGAACCTTGCATTGGGACGAAAGACACGGCATGCGTTGACGCCTGCCCCGTAGATTGCATCCACCCCAAAAAGGACGCCGAAAAGTTCGAAGGTGAAAAGATGCTCTACATCGATCCCGTAGAATGCATCGATTGTGGTGCTTGCGTTCCGGTTTGCCCCGTTTCGGCGATTTTTGCTCTCGATGATCTGCCAGAGAAGTGGTCGGAATTCGCCCAGGAAAACGCAACCTACTTCGGTCGGTAA